From Pseudothermotoga thermarum DSM 5069, a single genomic window includes:
- a CDS encoding tripartite tricarboxylate transporter permease, producing the protein MSAALINIPGTPSSIATTFDAYPMSKRGESAKALGLGLMSSFLGGFIAIFLMIVATYAIAQFALKFGPYEYFALGVLAFAGCMSIIEGGFIKNAISLIVGFMLSMIGMDITGVRRLTFGIRGLAAGIDILPLLIGLFGISEIMIAIEKRTQNIVPLEARKAGMGLKAVSWALKEILRQPANFIRSMIVGFVTGVFPGVGGATSSVLAYGLAKSSSKHPEKFGTGIPDGIIASEVANNATIPGALVPLLSLGIPGDSVTAMMIGGFMIHGLFPGPLLFRDSPQYAYTVFAAQLVGIIVMVIIGILLMKFLIYSLSIKSYYLFPAIAACMAIGAYGLYNRIFDIWIVFIFGLIGYVLRKIEFPLVPLITAFILGPIVEKNFRQGLAMYDGSLKPLFTRPISLSLLIGAAILFALGWYINVKAARTAKKLAGS; encoded by the coding sequence ATATCCGCGGCTTTGATAAACATTCCTGGTACCCCCTCGTCTATAGCGACAACTTTTGATGCCTACCCGATGTCAAAGAGAGGAGAATCAGCCAAAGCACTTGGCTTAGGGTTGATGTCATCGTTCCTTGGCGGTTTTATCGCCATCTTCTTGATGATAGTTGCAACTTATGCCATAGCTCAATTCGCTTTAAAATTCGGGCCTTATGAGTATTTTGCACTTGGCGTTTTAGCATTTGCTGGTTGTATGAGCATCATCGAAGGAGGATTTATAAAAAATGCTATCAGCTTGATTGTAGGGTTTATGCTATCAATGATAGGAATGGATATAACTGGAGTAAGAAGGCTCACCTTTGGAATACGCGGTCTTGCTGCTGGTATAGATATCTTACCTTTACTCATAGGACTGTTTGGCATTTCTGAAATAATGATTGCAATAGAAAAAAGAACCCAGAACATTGTCCCACTAGAGGCAAGAAAAGCTGGTATGGGTTTAAAAGCTGTTTCCTGGGCCTTGAAGGAAATTCTTAGGCAACCTGCGAATTTCATAAGATCGATGATAGTTGGTTTTGTCACAGGAGTCTTTCCAGGAGTTGGGGGAGCTACCTCAAGCGTACTCGCATATGGGCTTGCAAAATCAAGCTCTAAACACCCAGAGAAGTTTGGAACAGGCATACCTGATGGAATAATTGCATCCGAGGTTGCCAACAACGCAACAATTCCAGGGGCGTTAGTGCCATTGCTTTCCCTTGGCATACCAGGCGATTCTGTCACAGCGATGATGATAGGTGGATTCATGATTCATGGACTTTTTCCTGGGCCGCTTTTGTTCAGAGATAGCCCTCAATATGCGTATACAGTTTTCGCAGCACAGTTGGTCGGGATAATCGTAATGGTTATCATAGGAATATTATTGATGAAATTTTTGATCTACAGTTTAAGCATAAAATCTTATTACCTTTTTCCAGCGATCGCCGCTTGTATGGCAATAGGTGCGTACGGCTTGTACAACAGAATATTTGACATCTGGATTGTCTTTATTTTTGGATTGATAGGTTATGTTTTAAGGAAGATAGAATTTCCTCTTGTACCATTGATAACTGCTTTCATACTTGGACCAATTGTGGAGAAGAATTTTAGACAAGGTTTAGCTATGTACGATGGCAGTTTGAAACCACTGTTTACAAGGCCAATATCCTTAAGCTTGCTCATTGGGGCGGCAATCTTGTTTGCACTTGGTTGGTATATCAATGTGAAAGCGGCAAGAACTGCCAAGAAGTTAGCAGGTTCATAA
- the rpsP gene encoding 30S ribosomal protein S16: MVRIRLTRMGKKHMPFYRIVVVDSRKKRDGAYIESLGYYNPMKEVDQIKVDVDKAVEWILKGAQPSETVENILRKAGVMAKVHEIKYGKKSKE, encoded by the coding sequence GTGGTTAGGATTAGACTTACGAGAATGGGTAAAAAGCATATGCCATTTTACAGGATAGTTGTGGTTGACTCAAGGAAGAAAAGAGACGGTGCGTACATCGAATCACTGGGTTACTACAATCCAATGAAGGAAGTCGACCAAATAAAGGTCGATGTCGATAAAGCAGTGGAATGGATTCTCAAAGGTGCTCAACCCAGCGAAACAGTGGAAAACATCCTTAGAAAAGCAGGCGTCATGGCAAAAGTTCACGAGATTAAGTACGGCAAAAAATCAAAGGAGTAA
- the rplS gene encoding 50S ribosomal protein L19, whose translation MDNLVRLVEKDQYRQHPDFRPGDTVRVHVKVVEGGKERIQAFEGIVISIRGSGLGKTFTVRKIASGGIGVERIFPYHSPVIEKIEVVKKSTSRRAKLYYLRDVKGKIKLKERKEIPTNEDEKKNA comes from the coding sequence ATGGATAATCTAGTTAGGCTGGTTGAAAAAGATCAGTATCGACAACATCCCGATTTTAGGCCAGGAGACACTGTGAGAGTGCATGTAAAGGTTGTCGAAGGTGGTAAAGAAAGGATACAAGCTTTCGAAGGCATAGTGATAAGCATCCGCGGTTCTGGTCTTGGAAAAACCTTTACCGTCAGAAAGATAGCGAGCGGTGGTATAGGTGTTGAGAGAATCTTTCCATATCATTCACCAGTTATAGAAAAGATCGAAGTTGTCAAAAAATCGACATCAAGGCGTGCCAAGCTTTATTATTTGCGTGATGTCAAAGGTAAAATAAAACTTAAAGAACGAAAAGAAATACCAACCAATGAAGATGAGAAGAAAAACGCTTAA
- the rimM gene encoding ribosome maturation factor RimM (Essential for efficient processing of 16S rRNA) produces MKDFVVVGIITKTHGLFGQVKIVPTTNIWGFLLKFKKLKLYDEARDEMYELDVEKITKGRKSLIVKFSGISDSENASKLVGLEIVVNVSELPKLKPNEFYYFEVLGIDVFDEAGNFVGKVEDVFWNGSNEVLVIRKDQEEMLFPMIRDYVIEFERGKRLKIKVPEWI; encoded by the coding sequence GTGAAGGATTTCGTCGTGGTTGGAATTATAACGAAAACTCATGGGCTGTTTGGACAAGTGAAAATCGTTCCAACTACCAACATATGGGGATTTTTGTTGAAGTTCAAAAAGCTGAAATTGTACGATGAAGCGCGGGATGAGATGTACGAACTAGATGTTGAAAAAATTACAAAAGGAAGGAAATCCTTGATTGTGAAATTCTCCGGAATATCAGATTCGGAAAATGCATCAAAACTTGTTGGTCTTGAAATAGTCGTTAACGTCTCAGAACTACCAAAGTTAAAGCCAAACGAATTTTACTATTTCGAAGTTTTGGGCATAGATGTGTTCGACGAGGCTGGTAACTTTGTTGGAAAAGTCGAGGACGTGTTTTGGAACGGTTCAAACGAAGTACTTGTCATAAGAAAAGACCAAGAGGAAATGCTGTTTCCAATGATAAGAGATTACGTCATAGAGTTCGAAAGAGGAAAAAGGTTAAAGATCAAAGTTCCGGAGTGGATTTGA
- the trmD gene encoding tRNA (guanosine(37)-N1)-methyltransferase TrmD: protein MRIIIATIFPDFVKVVKEYGVISQAVKDGKLEIEILNLRDFTQDKHKTVDDYPYGGGPGMVMKPEPFYRLYDYVVEKYGKPFVVMTSPQGERFDNKIAMFLSKKENLLILCGRYEGVDERVMKIVDLELSIGDYVLSGGELAAMVICDAVSRFVPGVVEEESLRQDSFFNNLLDHPHYTRPAIFREMKVPEVLLSGNHEEIELYRLSESLKRTAIKRPDLFLKHEFTEKDKQALILLIRGLDKKC from the coding sequence ATGAGAATCATCATAGCAACCATTTTTCCAGACTTTGTCAAAGTTGTCAAAGAATACGGTGTTATATCACAAGCCGTCAAAGACGGAAAACTTGAGATAGAAATACTGAACTTGAGGGACTTCACACAAGACAAGCATAAAACCGTCGATGACTATCCTTACGGCGGAGGACCTGGTATGGTTATGAAACCCGAGCCGTTCTATAGGTTGTACGATTACGTTGTCGAAAAATACGGGAAACCTTTTGTTGTAATGACAAGCCCTCAGGGTGAAAGATTCGACAACAAGATAGCCATGTTTTTATCCAAAAAGGAAAACTTGCTCATTCTATGTGGAAGATATGAAGGCGTGGACGAAAGAGTTATGAAAATAGTTGATCTAGAACTTTCCATAGGAGACTACGTTTTAAGCGGCGGAGAACTTGCGGCAATGGTAATTTGCGATGCGGTAAGTAGGTTTGTGCCAGGAGTAGTTGAGGAGGAATCCTTAAGACAAGATTCGTTTTTCAACAATCTTTTGGATCATCCGCATTACACAAGGCCGGCAATTTTTAGAGAAATGAAAGTTCCAGAAGTTCTTTTAAGCGGAAATCACGAGGAAATAGAATTGTACAGACTCTCTGAAAGTTTAAAGCGGACGGCTATCAAAAGACCCGATTTGTTTCTTAAACATGAATTCACGGAAAAAGACAAACAAGCTCTCATATTGTTGATAAGGGGGTTGGATAAAAAATGTTGA
- a CDS encoding tripartite tricarboxylate transporter TctB family protein, protein MRSMKEFFASIGFLITGIAFLRESYRIRILKFGTLLPGDVFPKIFSVALICLSILWLAVSFTKMLKEIKQERKVTNIDLKALLRVITYIVCSIVYVILMDYFGFILATIFLSMVTYLLLKPDFRKIDLFFSAAYSVATTFGIWYVFEKVLKLVLPAGRLF, encoded by the coding sequence ATGAGATCAATGAAAGAATTCTTCGCATCAATTGGCTTTCTAATTACAGGTATTGCATTTCTTAGAGAATCCTACAGGATCAGGATTTTAAAATTTGGAACACTTCTTCCTGGGGATGTTTTTCCAAAAATTTTCTCTGTTGCTTTGATCTGTTTATCGATTCTTTGGCTTGCCGTATCATTTACCAAAATGCTCAAAGAGATTAAACAAGAAAGGAAAGTTACAAATATTGATTTGAAAGCACTGTTGAGAGTCATTACTTATATCGTATGTTCCATTGTGTATGTTATCCTCATGGATTATTTTGGATTCATTCTGGCGACGATTTTTCTCTCTATGGTTACCTACTTGCTTTTGAAGCCAGATTTTCGAAAAATCGACCTTTTCTTCAGTGCAGCTTATTCGGTGGCAACAACTTTTGGAATATGGTATGTTTTCGAAAAGGTCTTAAAACTTGTATTGCCGGCCGGTAGATTGTTTTGA
- the fliE gene encoding flagellar hook-basal body complex protein FliE, with product MIDKISGFTGGSNLDKPRVNKSSSDFSSILKDAIEKVNQMQKNAEKLATDFALGRISNIHEVIIEAEKATIALRLTNEVRNKIVEAYREIMRMQL from the coding sequence ATGATAGATAAAATATCGGGTTTTACAGGTGGCTCTAATCTCGATAAGCCAAGGGTTAACAAGTCTAGTTCAGATTTTTCCTCTATATTGAAGGATGCCATAGAAAAAGTCAACCAAATGCAGAAGAATGCAGAAAAACTTGCGACTGACTTTGCGCTTGGAAGGATAAGTAACATTCATGAAGTTATAATAGAAGCTGAAAAAGCCACAATAGCTTTGAGGTTGACGAATGAAGTCAGAAACAAAATAGTCGAAGCTTATAGGGAAATCATGAGAATGCAATTGTAA
- a CDS encoding KH domain-containing protein produces the protein MKDLVEYILKGIVKHPEDVVVVEFNEEGGKVIEIVVNQEDIGQVIGKDGRTIKSLKILLASLEGNGNFTLKVVR, from the coding sequence ATGAAAGATTTGGTAGAGTACATTCTAAAAGGTATTGTCAAGCATCCTGAAGATGTCGTAGTCGTCGAATTCAACGAAGAAGGCGGAAAAGTTATAGAAATAGTTGTCAACCAAGAAGATATTGGACAAGTCATAGGAAAGGATGGAAGAACGATCAAATCCCTCAAGATTCTCTTGGCATCTCTTGAGGGAAATGGCAATTTCACTTTGAAGGTGGTCAGGTGA
- a CDS encoding tripartite tricarboxylate transporter substrate binding protein, producing the protein MVVVNMVGVEGAVAADYVFKSKPDGSIVFWYHEAMLGNYYTDVSPLNWYDFTPACMVIVSPRVTLTRANMPWKNLKEALKDAKANPKKYAIGFGTGGVAYFEYAGIEAIVPGALRAVPYEGGDTPRITALLGGHIDLAMVGLPSAIPYLKSGELKALAVHDTERIKLLPDVPTTVELGYKDYIFRLSNTFFFPPKTPKSIVDQFNSIIEKIANNPEFQKRMEEMNIIVDFRTGAALEEYWKAADENYRKLSGKGKNS; encoded by the coding sequence ATGGTTGTTGTAAACATGGTTGGTGTTGAAGGAGCAGTTGCAGCAGATTATGTTTTTAAGTCCAAACCAGATGGGTCGATCGTATTTTGGTATCACGAAGCAATGCTTGGTAACTATTACACGGATGTATCACCTCTCAACTGGTACGATTTCACACCGGCATGCATGGTTATAGTCTCGCCAAGAGTAACTCTCACTAGAGCAAATATGCCTTGGAAAAATTTGAAAGAAGCTTTAAAGGATGCCAAAGCTAATCCAAAGAAATACGCCATAGGATTTGGTACAGGTGGCGTTGCTTACTTTGAATATGCTGGTATTGAAGCAATCGTTCCAGGAGCTTTGAGGGCTGTTCCTTACGAGGGAGGAGATACTCCAAGGATAACAGCCTTGCTTGGTGGTCACATAGACCTTGCCATGGTTGGATTGCCCAGTGCCATACCTTATCTTAAATCTGGTGAATTAAAAGCTTTGGCAGTTCATGACACAGAAAGAATCAAACTATTACCAGACGTTCCAACAACTGTAGAATTGGGTTATAAGGACTATATCTTCAGGCTATCGAACACTTTCTTCTTCCCACCAAAAACCCCGAAATCAATAGTCGACCAATTCAATAGCATCATTGAAAAAATCGCGAATAATCCTGAGTTCCAAAAGAGAATGGAAGAAATGAACATAATTGTTGATTTTAGAACTGGCGCAGCTCTTGAAGAGTATTGGAAAGCTGCTGATGAAAACTACAGAAAACTCTCTGGAAAAGGAAAAAATAGTTAA
- the lepB gene encoding signal peptidase I: MKMRRKTLKEEAIEWLKAFLYAVVAATIIRLFVFETMLVPTGSMIPTININDRLFIEKITYTVRKPETGDIVVFWSPFVDERAQQMLRLFDKFMDLFAPARFKGHVKYVKRVVGKPGDVIQIKIDDTGKYRVYVNGTIPESLKDIAYLPDGVFRYPDLWNWLIEASKLRQNQSAYREYLQQLAKQDPLAANLVFSIVGGMYPVPLGIVFDDDVYESLNPRDFIKQTDEGISIIVPEGFYFMMGDNSPESFDSRYFGFVPVDHIIGKPILRIWPFKNFGPIQKGS, from the coding sequence ATGAAGATGAGAAGAAAAACGCTTAAAGAAGAAGCAATTGAATGGTTAAAAGCCTTTTTGTACGCCGTAGTCGCCGCAACAATAATAAGGCTTTTTGTCTTCGAAACCATGCTAGTACCAACTGGATCCATGATACCAACCATAAACATCAACGACAGGTTGTTCATAGAGAAAATCACCTATACTGTTAGAAAACCTGAGACAGGTGATATTGTTGTTTTTTGGTCGCCTTTCGTCGATGAAAGAGCGCAACAGATGCTTCGCTTATTCGACAAATTCATGGATCTATTCGCACCTGCAAGGTTCAAAGGCCACGTAAAATACGTAAAAAGAGTTGTTGGAAAGCCTGGGGATGTAATACAGATAAAAATCGATGATACAGGAAAATACCGGGTTTACGTGAACGGTACAATACCCGAAAGTTTGAAGGACATAGCTTACCTTCCAGATGGGGTATTTCGATACCCTGATCTTTGGAATTGGTTGATTGAGGCAAGCAAGCTAAGACAAAATCAAAGTGCTTACCGAGAGTACCTCCAACAATTGGCTAAACAAGATCCTTTGGCGGCAAATTTGGTTTTCTCCATCGTTGGAGGAATGTATCCTGTTCCACTTGGCATAGTGTTCGACGACGATGTCTACGAAAGTTTGAACCCTCGCGATTTTATCAAACAAACCGATGAAGGAATATCCATAATCGTACCTGAAGGATTTTATTTCATGATGGGAGACAACAGCCCCGAAAGCTTTGACAGCAGATATTTTGGCTTTGTACCAGTAGATCATATAATAGGTAAACCAATATTGCGCATTTGGCCATTTAAAAACTTTGGGCCGATTCAAAAGGGGAGTTGA
- the upp gene encoding uracil phosphoribosyltransferase, protein MKNLFIVDHPLIKHKLTIMRNKNTGPKEFRELLREITFLLAYEATRNIETIEVEIETPLEKTKGYAIEDKKIVVVPILRAGLGMVDSILELLPNASVGHIGIYRDPLTLKPVQYYCKLPDLSNSTVTFLLDPMLATGFSAVHAIRILKEKGAKQIVFVSLIAAPEGVLEVEKNFPDVKIYTASLDRQLNDHGYILPGLGDAGDRLYRTK, encoded by the coding sequence GTGAAAAACTTATTCATAGTCGATCATCCTTTGATAAAGCACAAGCTCACCATAATGAGGAACAAAAATACCGGTCCAAAAGAATTCAGGGAACTTTTAAGAGAAATAACGTTTCTTCTTGCTTATGAGGCGACAAGAAACATAGAAACAATAGAAGTTGAGATTGAAACACCGTTGGAAAAAACAAAAGGTTATGCCATCGAAGACAAGAAAATAGTCGTTGTCCCCATCCTGAGAGCTGGGCTTGGAATGGTGGACAGCATATTGGAATTACTTCCAAACGCTTCTGTGGGACATATAGGAATCTACAGGGATCCTCTGACTTTAAAACCTGTTCAGTACTATTGCAAATTACCGGATTTATCAAACAGTACCGTGACTTTCCTGCTTGATCCGATGCTCGCAACGGGATTTTCGGCTGTGCACGCAATTCGAATTTTAAAAGAAAAAGGTGCGAAGCAGATTGTTTTTGTTTCCTTGATAGCAGCTCCTGAAGGCGTTTTAGAGGTAGAAAAGAATTTTCCAGACGTGAAAATCTACACAGCCTCTTTGGACAGACAGTTGAACGATCATGGATACATCTTACCTGGTTTGGGTGACGCTGGCGATAGGCTTTATAGGACTAAGTGA
- a CDS encoding RNA methyltransferase has product MLNDVRVALIHYPILGKDGKIISTAVTNLDIHDIARTARTYHIKKYYVVTNLKAQQKVVETVLKYWKDEYGKKRNFSRTQALELVAVKPYLEDVIEEIKTETGYEPLKFFTSAKRRPNSMSYSQARELIRKTERPVLILFGTGWGLPNEILQICDYALDPIRGNSDYNHLSVRAAAAIIIDRLIGEEE; this is encoded by the coding sequence ATGTTGAATGACGTTCGTGTAGCTTTGATACATTACCCTATATTAGGCAAAGATGGCAAGATAATTTCAACAGCTGTGACGAACTTAGACATTCATGACATAGCAAGAACAGCTAGAACTTACCATATCAAGAAATATTATGTTGTTACAAACTTAAAAGCCCAACAAAAAGTTGTAGAAACTGTCTTGAAATATTGGAAGGACGAATACGGCAAGAAAAGAAACTTCAGTCGAACACAAGCCCTGGAGTTAGTCGCGGTTAAACCTTACCTTGAGGACGTAATTGAAGAAATCAAAACCGAAACCGGTTACGAGCCTTTGAAATTTTTCACATCAGCAAAACGTCGACCAAACAGCATGTCTTATTCACAAGCAAGGGAGTTGATTAGAAAAACAGAAAGGCCTGTTCTTATACTTTTTGGAACAGGCTGGGGATTACCAAACGAAATTTTGCAAATTTGTGATTACGCACTTGATCCAATTCGTGGTAATTCTGATTACAATCATTTATCTGTACGTGCTGCGGCTGCTATAATTATTGACAGATTGATCGGAGAGGAGGAATGA